The DNA sequence GCCATGGTTCTGAGAAAGGGAAACCTGCCAGCGCTTTACCCGCAACAGGAAATATCCTGTCAGTTGCAAAGTCTGCGTATCGCAAGGCATAACCATCCATTGCGGCGTTGGCAAAAGGCGGAACATCAACCGGAGAGATGATCGCAGTAGCCGTAATTCGGCCGCTGGCTTCGCGCAGCATACTCAGTTCGTCGTCAGTCAGTGGTGTAATGCTTTCCAGCATTACTTTCAGTGCATCATCGAGTGCAATAAGCCCCTGAGTAAAGGGTTCCATAATTTCTCCTGAAGTAAAGGGGTGGCTATCAGTCGCCATTGCGAATAGCACAAATGCATGTTGAGTCCGTGGACACACTCTCTGCTATAAGCTAAATGTTTTGGTTATCCCGAAGGAACGCATATTCTTCTTTACATCATTTTACCGTCTGCCTATAGTCAAAAAAAGCGTCTTCTTTAATAAATTCATTGAACTCAGTGCGTTATTACATTCTTGTCAGAAACAGCCTGACAAGGGATGCAGTACGTCGATGACAGGATTAACAGCAGGCTATTATGTCTAAAGCAGCAATTGTTATTCATGGTGGTGCCGGCGCTATCACGCGCTCCGCTATGAGTGCCGAACAGGAAGTGGAATATCGTTTATCTCTTGAGATGATTTTATCTACTGGTCAGGCAATTCTGGCTGACGGGGGAAGTGCGCTTGATGCGGTAACTGAAGCCGTACGGCTTCTGGAAGAGTGCCCTTTGTTCAATGCTGGCAGAGGTGCCGTTTTCACCTCTGCAGAAACTCATGAGCTTGATGCGAGTATTATGGAGGGTAAATCCCGTCAGGCGGGTGCAGTTGCGGGGGTATGGCATATACGAAATCATATTCTGGCAGCACGTGCGGTAATGGAACACAGTCCTCATCTGCTACTGATTGGCGAAGGCGCCGAGATCTTTGCCCGCGAATCGACTCTTGAGATGGTGGAAAATAGTTTTTTTCCACACCGGAACGTTTGGTTCAGCTCCGGCAGGCGAAGCAGGCAGATGTTGTGCAGCTTGATCATACGGCATTACCTGCAGCACAGAAAATGGGTACCGTCGGCGCAGTGGCACTCGACAGTTGCGGTAATCTGGCCGCGGCTACCTCAACAGGTGGAATGACCAACAAAAAAGTCGGGCGAGTGGGTGACTCTCCATTAATTGGCGCTGGCTGCTATGCTGATAACCAGACCGTTGCCGTTTCCTGTACTGGTACAGGAGAAGCGTTTATACGTTTGTCTGCCGCATATGATATCCATGCCATGATGGCCTACGGCGGGTATGGTTTACAGCAGGCCTGCGAGGTGATGGTGAATCAGAAATTGCCCTCGCTAGGCGGCAGTGGTGGGTTGATTGCGATCGACAGTCACGGTAACGTCGCGCTGCCTTTTAATAGCGAGGGAATGTACAGAGGCTATGCTTATGTGGGCAGTGAGCCAATTGTCGCTATCTATTCATCGTAACAGAAGGGGAGATGATGACCCGCAGTTCAATTTTGTCTCCTGAATCAATGCTCTCTGTGAAGGCATTAAGCGTCAGTTTTCGACAACATCAACAGGTCATTCAGGCCGTAAATACTCTCTCTTTTGAAGTAAAGAAGGGAGAAACGCTGGCGATTGTCGGTGAGTCTGGCTCAGGAAAATCAGTAACGTCGCTGTCGCTGATGCGGCTTATCGAGCAGGGTGGGGGGACTATCGATCACGGAGAAATCTGGCTGCGCCGGCGCGACGATACTCTGGTGAATATGGTTGAAGCATCTGTTACGACATTGCGCCGAATCCGCGGTGGGGATATGGCCATGGTATTTCAGGAGCCAATGACCTCATTAAATCCGGTATTTCCGGTTGGTGAGCAGATTGCCGAATCTGTTCGTCTGCACCAGAGAAAAGATCATCAGGCGGCACGCGTCGAAGCACTGCACATGCTGGATCTGGTCAGGATGCCTGATGCCAGAGGTGTTTATACCCGCTATCCTCATCAACTCTCAGGGGGACAACGGCAGCGTATCATGATTGCAATGGCCATCTGTTGTCGTCCTGGTATGCTGATTGCTGATGAGCCAACCACGGCACTGGATGTCACCGTTCAGGCGCAAATTCTGCAATTAATACGCGAATTACAACAAGAGCTGCAGATGGGGGTGTTGTTCATCACCCATGATATGGGAGTGGTGGCTGAGATTGCTGATCGGGTATTGGTCATGCAGCATGGCAACCAGGTTGAAAGTGCAACCTCAGAAAAGCTTTTTTCCGCGCCACAGCAACCTTACACACAAGCATTGCTCGCTGCGATTCCTCGTCCTGGCGCAATGAAAGGAACGCTCTACCCACAATATTTTCCACTGCCTGGTGAGTCGCAACAACCAGGTATCCAGCATGATACCGTACTGCACTCGGGATCTCCATTGCTCGAGGTCCGCGGATTAGTCACTCGTTTTCCCCTGCGTGGCGGAATACTGAATCGGGTCCAGCGCTGTGTGCATGCAGTGGAAATATAAGTTTTTATCTCAGGCAGGGTGAAACACTCGCACTGGTCGGAGAGTCCGGGTGTGGTAAATCAACCACTGCGCGTGCACTGCTCAGACTGGTTGAGAGCCAGGCAGGGGAAATTTACTTCTCTGGTCAGCGGATTGATACGCTGAGTGCTGCGGAGTTTGCACCTCTTCGACGGGATATTCAGCTGGTTTTTCAGGATCCATATGCATCACTCGATCCACGTTTGACTATCGGTTTCTCAATTATGGAGCCTTTGCTGATTCATGGTATGGCGACAGGCAAAGCGGCGGAAAAACGTGTGGCTGAATTATTGGTTAGGGTAGGTTTATTACCTGAGCATGCCAGCCGCTACCCACATGAATTTTCAGGCGGTCAACGGCAACGCATCTATATTGCTCGTGCCTTAGCCTTGCAGCCAAAACTGATCATTGCTGATGAGTCAGTCTCAGCACTTGATGTCTCTGTGCAGGCGCAAATCATTAATCTGTTACTTGATTCACAGAGAGAGACAGGGGTCGCACTGTTGTTTATCTCTCACGATATGGCGGTGGTTGAGCGTATAAGCCATCGTGTTGCCGTGATGTATCTTGGGCAAATCGTTGAAACCGGCAGCCGACAGGCAGTATTTGAAAATCCACAACACCCTTATACACGCCAACTGATGGCAGCTGTGCCGATTGCTGATCCTGGCCGCCGGAGGCAGACGAAAGTCATGATCTCGCAGGATGTCCCGTCGCCGGTACGCGCTGTGGGAGACTCGCCGGAAATTGTCCAGTTAATTGAAGTTGAACAGGGTCACTATGTTGCACATCACGATAAGGGCTGACAGGCCCTTAACTTTGTTATCACACATACGGAGAACAATATGATGATCAGAACGAGCAAAGTTATCGCACTGGCAGGTGTGATCGCTGGCAGTATGGCATTACCGGTATGGGCGGCGAAAGATGCCGTGATTGCTGTTGGTTCGAACTTCACCACACTTGATCCCTATGATGCGAACGACACGTTATCACAAGCGGTGGCGAAATCGTTTTATCAGGGCTTATTTGGTTTTGATAAAATGATGAAACTGGAACCCGTACTGGCTGAAGGGTATCAGGTGAGCGGGGACGGCATAATTTACACGATCAAGTTACGTCAGGGGATTACTTTTCAGGATGGAACGCTGTTTAACGCTGATGCCGTGAAGGTCAATCTGGATCGTGCCAGTAATCCGGAAAATAAACTTAAGCGCTACAATCTGTTCAAGTCTATCAGTGCCACTGAGGTTGTTGATCCTTACACCGTGAAAATTACCCTCAGGCAGCCTTTCTCGGCGTTTATTAACACACTCGCCAGTCCGGCAGCCGCGATGATCTCACCAGCAGCCTTGAAAAAGTATGGCAAAGATATTGGTTTTCATCCTGTGGGTACCGGTCCCTACGAATTCGTCGCCTGGAACCAGACTGATTATGTCAAAGTACAAAAGTACCCAGGTTACTGGAAATCCGGCTATCCAAAGCTTGATTCAATCACCTGGCGCCCGGTTGTGGACAACAATACCCGTGCAACTATGTTACAGACCGGGGAAGCCAATTTCGCATTTCCGGTTCCTTATGAGCAGGCTGCTTTATTAGAAAAAAATCCGCAGATTGATTTAGTCAGCTCACCTTCCATCATGCAGCGTTACATCAGTATGAATGTCACGCAGAAGCCTTTTGATAACCCGAAAGTACGCGAAGCATTGAATTATGCCATCAACCGTCAGGCGCTTATCAAAGTCGCCTTTGCTGGCTATGCAACCCCGGCTACGGGGATTGTGCCCGAAGCCATCGCCGGGGCACAGCAGTATCCGGCAATCAAATATGATCCGGCTAAAGCGCGCGAGTTATTAAAGGAAGCGGGTTATCCAGAGGGTTTCTCAACCACCTTATGGTCTTCTCATAACCACAGTACTGCGAAAAAAGTGTTGCAGTTTACTCAGCAGCAACTGGCGCAGGTTGGTGTCAAAGTCACACTGACAGCCATGGATGCCGGACAACGTGCTGCAGAAGTCGAGAGTAAAGGGCAAAAAGAGAGTGATGTAAGGATGTTCTACACTGGCTGGTCGGCTTCAACGGGTGAGGCAAACTGGGCACTCACTCCTTTGTTCGCTACCGACTCCTGGCCACCTGCAATTTTTAATACGGCATTTTACAGTAATTCACAGGTGGACAGTGATCTGGCACAGGCATTGCGCACCACTGATAATCAAGAGAAAACCGCACTTTATAAAGATGCGCAGGATCGTATCTGGCATGATCAACCCTGGATACCATTGATCGTGGAGCGGCTGGTCTCTGCCAATACTAAAAACCTCACCGGTTTTTATGTGATGCCAGATACATCGTTCAATTTTGATGATGCTGATATGCAGTAGTGACATCGCCCTGTCTGCCAGTCGCAGGCAGGGATGACGGACTATTTATGCTGAGTTATATCGTAAAACGATTGTTGGGGCTAATCCCCACACTGCTTATTGTCGCTGTGGTGGTTTTCTTGTTTGTCCATCTGTTGCCTGGTGATCCTGCGCGACTGATTGCCGGACCTGAAGCCGATGCAACAGTGGTTGAGTTGGTGCGTCAAAATTTGGGGCTGGATAAACCATTGCCAGTGCAGTTTTGGCACTATATCAGCCACGCCGTACAAGGTGACTTTGGATTATCAATGGTGTCACGACGTCCGGTGATTGATGAAATTGCCAGTCGTTTCATGCCGACTTTCTGGTTAACGCTGGGAAGTATGTTTTGGGCTGTTATTTTCGGAATGGCCATAGGGCTGACTTCAGCCATATGGCGTAATCGATGGCCAGACAGAGTCGGAATGACGCTTGCCGTTTCGGGCATCTCATTTCCCGCTTTTGCCCTGGGTATGCTTCTGCAGCAGCTTTTTTCGGTAGAGTTGGGCTGGTTGCCTTCTGTGGGAGCGGGTAGCTGGCAACACTATATTTTACCGTCATTTACCCTGGGAGCAGGGGTCGCGGCAGTGATGGCACGTTTTACCCGTGCTGCCTTCGCTGATGTTATCCAGGAAGATTACATACGTACAGCCCGAGCCAAAGGGGTCAGTGAGTTTTTTGTCATTATGAAACATGGGCTACGTAATGCCATGATCCCGGTTGTCACGATGATGGGCTTGCAGTTTGGTTTTTTGCTTGGTGGATCAATTGTCGTGGAAGTGGTTTTTAACTGGCCTGGCCTGGGACGTCTGTTAGTTGATTCTGTTGAAATGCGTGATTATCCGGTATTGCAGGCACAGGTATTGTTATTCTCCCTGGAGTTCCTGCTGATCAACCTTATTGTGGATGTACTCTACGCCTTGATTAATCCTGCTATCCGTTATCGGTGAATAAGATGATAAAAAACTGGCGACGTCGGGCAGCACTTTCTGCAATGCCGCTACTTGATGCCCGATCTATTCGTACCCCCTGGCATGAGTTCTGGCGAGGTTTTCGCCAGCAGCATCTCGCCTTAATGGCGGGAGGCTTCCTGGTGTTATTACTGTTGGTGGCTCTGCTTGCACCCTGGCTGGCCCCCTTCGATGCGGAGAACTATTTCAATTATGACCGCCTGAATCAGGGGCCTTCGTTATTGCACTGGTTTGGTGTGGATGCATTGGGTCGTGACATTTTCAGTCGGGTGTTATTAGGTGCCCGCGCTTCACTTTTTTCGGGTGTAGTCTCTGTTGCCGCAGGAGGTCTTATCGGCGCGGCGCTGGGGTTGCTGGCTGGCTATTATGAAGGACGCTGGGATCGTGTAGTGATGCGAATCAGTGATGTACTGTTTGCGTTTCCGGGGATTTTACTGGCGATTGCAATTGTGGCCATTCTGGGTAAAGGGATGATCAATGTGGTGATTGCCGTGGCTATTTTCAGTATTCCTGCTTTTGCCCGCCTGGTAAGGGGCAATACACTGGTACTGAAACGCATGACTTTTATCGAGTCAGCAAAAAGTATGGGGGCTTCGGATGTGACGATTATGTTACGTCATATTTTACCAGGGACTTTATCGGCGATAGTGGTCTATTTTACGATGCGTATCGGAACGGCGATAATCAGTGCTGCCAGTCTCTCATTTCTCGGCCTGGGAGTTCAGGCTCCGACCCCTGAATGGGGTGCAATGTTGAATGATGCTCGTTCAGACATGGCGCTGGCGCCACATATTGCCTTGTTTCCCGGGGCTGCTATTTTTCTAACGGTACTTGCGTTTAATTTACTGGGGGATGGTCTGCGTGATGCGCTCGATCCCCGACAGAAAGTATAATGGCACCGCCAGCGTTCAATTCGCCGGCGGTCCGGGTGAGATCAGATGACAGATGCCCATAAATCATATTCATCTGCATGTTCGACGCGTACCCGGAGAATGTCTCCTGGCTTAACCGAAGTTTCACCGTTCAGATAGACGGCTCCATCAATTTCAGGCGCGTCGGCCATACTTCTGCCGATAGCGCCTTCATCGTCAACTTCATCAATGATCACCAGGATAGTACGTCCTACTTTCTCCTGCAGACGTTCAGCAGAAATTTTTTGTTGTAATGCCATAAAGCGGTCGTAACGTGCCTCTTTGACCGCTTCACTCACCTGATCAGCCAACGTATTCGCGGTAGCCCCTTCGACCGGGCTGTATTTAAAACAACCAACTCTGTCCAGGCGGGCAGCCTGCAGGAAGTCGAGCAATAGCTGGAAATCTTCTTCCGTTTCGCCAGGGAAACCGACAATGAAAGTAGAGCGCAGGGTCAGCTCAGGGCATATTTCGCGCCAGCGATGGATACGTTCCAGGGTACGTTCCACTGAACCCGGTCGTTTCATCAGTTTTAATATGCGCGGGCTGGCATGTTGCAGAGGGATATCCAGGTAAGGCAGTATTTTACCTTCTGCCATCAATGGAATGACGTCATCGACATGTGGATAGGGATAGACATAGTGCAGACGCACCCATACACCCAGCCGCGACAGTTGTTCACATAAGCTGTACATACTGCTTTTCACTGGTTGTCCATTCCAGAACCCGGTGCGATGTTTGACATCAACGCCATAGGCCGAGGTGTCCTGTGAAATGACCAGTAACTCTTTCACACCGGCTTCCACCAGCCGTCGTGCTTCATCAAGTACCTCACCAACCGGACGGCTATCAAGATCGCCTCGCATAGAAGGAATGATACAAAATGTACAGCGGTGATTACAGCCTTCGGAAATTTTCAGATAAGCATAATGACGAGGTGTTAATTTCACACCCTGTTCAGGAACCAGACTGGTATACGGATTATGCGCTGGCTTCGGGACATAGCGATGGACATGGGACAGAACCTGCTCATAGCTGTGTGGTCCGGTGATTTCCAATACTTTAGGATGGACTTCGCGAATTTGGTTCTCTTTCGCGCCGAGACAACCCGTGACAATCACTTTTCCATTTTCGTTCAGTGCTTCACCAATCGCCTCCAGTGATTCCTGTACCGCACTGTCAATAAAGCCGCAGGTGTTAACGATGACAATTTCTGCATCATTGTAGCGCGGAACGACATCATACCCTTCAGTGCGCAGTTCGGTGAGGATACGCTCTGAATCAACGAGATTTTTCGGGCAACCGAGCGAAACAAAACCCACTCTCGGTGCCATGGTTATATTTTCTGACATTGCTTTTTCCAGTTTACTACTACTTTTTGTGCGGGATTCTACCGGGGAAGTGGATAAATTTATAGCGGAAGATGATTTGACCATCCTGCACCTACTGATGACAATCAGATAACCATAGTCAGAGAGTCTCTGATTGTCATGAGGATGCGTACTCAGAACCGGAAATACCCGATCAATTGCGTACCCATCCTTTGCGGATGGCCAGTGCAAAAACTGTTCGGTAGCTGCGTGAAGCGAATGTCAACAACCGGGTACCGAAAGAGAGCCAGGTAAAAGCTGCCAGCAGACAGGAGAGTAACCCCACTAATAGCGCACCGAGCATATCAAGTGGCCAGTGCACGCCCAGATAGATACGTGACCAGGCAATCACCATTCCGACAGACAGCAGAATCATCCCGGACCAAAAACGGTGCCACAATAAGAAAGCCATCGAAAAGGTAAAAATTATCGTGCCATGATCACTCGGATAAGAGTAATCGGCAGCATGAGCCAGAAACTGGTGTCCTATTCCTTCGGCAAAAGGGCGGGGGTGCGGGAATAATGTGCCAATACACCATGAAATAAACATGGCGTAAACCAGAGCAATAACGGTTTTCAGCACTAAGCTGCGTTGATTTTCCAGCTGCCGTTGTGGTCCCCATAGCCAAAGCACAACGATAAGGATGGGGACGATTGCTATCATATCACGGGCAAAGAAGCGTGCCAGCGCCAGCATGCCAGCAGGTGAAGAGGGCGTTGCATTGATCAGGATAAACAGTTGTTGATTAAGCGAATCCAGCATTACCGGCCCCCAACAGCTGACAACAGCAGTAAGTAATATTGACCTCTCGAAACGTCAGGCGAAAAAAAAGTCGCACTATGCGGGGCAGAAAAGGGTAATAACAACATAACCATATTCATCTTTTATCATGTGATGCAATCAGAGTACTCCAGAGCGCCTAAGATAACCTTAAACAGTATCTGAACCACTGTTTTAAACCGACCATCTATAAAGAAAAAAACCCGCTGGTCATCAGACCATCGGGCTCCACAATAAAGGGATTTCAAAGAAAAGCAGTGGCACTTATTATGACTGTCGCTGTGAAAAAAAGTTCGTTTCTTTCCAAAAAAATTTTCACCGCGGGCAAATCACATTGGCCAGATAATGACGATAAGGGTACCGGCCAGGGTCAGTAACACATTAGCGATAGCATAAGTCCCTGCATAACCGAGAGCAGGGATATTACTGCGAGCGGTTTCACTGATGATCTCCATCGCTGGAGCACAGGTACGAGCCCCCATTATGGCACCGAACAGTAATGCCCGGTTCATCTTTAACACCCAGATGCCGAACAGGAAACTGATCAGCACGGGTAGCAAACTGATTACAATCCCGGAAGCGAGCATCATAATTCCCACATCACCCATTCCATGTGAAAGCCCGCTACCCGCACTCAGGCCAACACCAGCCATGAAAACCATCAGGCCAAACTCTTTGACCATGGTCAGCGCCCCCTGCGGTATGTAGCCAAAAGTAGGATGGTTGGCACGCAGAAAGCCCAGCATGATACCTGCAAACAGCAGACCTGCCGCATTTCCAATGCCGACGTTGAAACTGCTGAACTGGAAGGTGACCATACCAATCATCAGGCCAATAATGAAAAAAGCACAAAATGCCAGCAGATCTGTGACCTGACTATGAATAGAGATAAATCCGATACGATCTGCGACTGATTTCACCCGTCTGGCTTCACCACTGATATGTAAAATATCCCCCTTATTCAGGATGATATTGTCATCAATCGGCATCTCTATCTGGCTGCGTACCACACGGTTAAGAAAACAACCGTGATCAGCAAGTTTGAGCTGGCTAAGTTTACGGTTAACAGCATTATTATTTTTGACCACAATTTCTTCGTTTATGATGCGCATATCAAGCAAATCACGGTCAAATACCTCTTTGCCATTGCGAAACGAGGGGTCTAGCCGCGAGTGAGCATCAGGATAACCGACTAACGATATCTCATCACCTTCCTGCAAAATGGCATCACCATCGGGGTTCGCTAAGATACCGTTGCGGCGGATACGTTCGATGTAGCAGCCTGTTTTCCGATAGATACCCAGTTCACGCAGATTTTTTCCTCCTGTCCATTCGACGAGCTCAGGACCAACCCGATAAGCACGAATTACAGGGAGGTAAACTTTGCGTTGACTGTCAGGATCAAGACCTCTTTCTCGCGCAATTTGTTGTGCGCTGGTGGAGAGGTCCTGATGCTGTAGCTTGGGCAGATAGCGTGCGCCAAGAATTAAACTGACCAGTCCTATCAGGTAGGTTAGTGCATAGCCGAGACTAAGATTGTTTTGCGCATCAGTGAGAGCTTGTCCTGAATGCAAAGTCTGGCGCAGAGTATCACCAGCACCAACCAGTACGGGTGTAGAGGTCATCGATCCCGCCAGCATACCGGCCGTGAGGCCAATGTCCCAGCCAAACAGTTTGCCGAGTCCAAGAGCGATGATCACAGCGCTACCCACCATCACCAATGCAAGCATCAAATAATTTTTACCATCGCGAAAAAA is a window from the Erwinia sp. genome containing:
- the iaaA_1 gene encoding Isoaspartyl peptidase (ID:JIFNMEKO_00926;~source:Prodigal:2.6) → MSKAAIVIHGGAGAITRSAMSAEQEVEYRLSLEMILSTGQAILADGGSALDAVTEAVRLLEECPLFNAGRGAVFTSAETHELDASIMEGKSRQAGAVAGVWHIRNHILAARAVMEHSPHLLLIGEGAEIFARESTLEMVENSFFPHRNVWFSSGRRSRQMLCSLIIRHYLQHRKWVPSAQWHSTVAVIWPRLPQQVE
- the aspT gene encoding Aspartate/alanine antiporter (ID:JIFNMEKO_00935;~source:Prodigal:2.6) yields the protein MNIDISELLKNNDFLLLFAVLSLGLCLGKIRLGPIQLGNSIGVLVVSLLLGQQHFDINTDSLSLGFMLFIFCVGIEAGPNFFSIFFRDGKNYLMLALVMVGSAVIIALGLGKLFGWDIGLTAGMLAGSMTSTPVLVGAGDTLRQTLHSGQALTDAQNNLSLGYALTYLIGLVSLILGARYLPKLQHQDLSTSAQQIARERGLDPDSQRKVYLPVIRAYRVGPELVEWTGGKNLRELGIYRKTGCYIERIRRNGILANPDGDAILQEGDEISLVGYPDAHSRLDPSFRNGKEVFDRDLLDMRIINEEIVVKNNNAVNRKLSQLKLADHGCFLNRVVRSQIEMPIDDNIILNKGDILHISGEARRVKSVADRIGFISIHSQVTDLLAFCAFFIIGLMIGMVTFQFSSFNVGIGNAAGLLFAGIMLGFLRANHPTFGYIPQGALTMVKEFGLMVFMAGVGLSAGSGLSHGMGDVGIMMLASGIVISLLPVLISFLFGIWVLKMNRALLFGAIMGARTCAPAMEIISETARSNIPALGYAGTYAIANVLLTLAGTLIVIIWPM
- the rimO gene encoding Ribosomal protein S12 methylthiotransferase RimO (ID:JIFNMEKO_00933;~source:Prodigal:2.6), yielding MVKSSSAINLSTSPVESRTKSSSKLEKAMSENITMAPRVGFVSLGCPKNLVDSERILTELRTEGYDVVPRYNDAEIVIVNTCGFIDSAVQESLEAIGEALNENGKVIVTGCLGAKENQIREVHPKVLEITGPHSYEQVLSHVHRYVPKPAHNPYTSLVPEQGVKLTPRHYAYLKISEGCNHRCTFCIIPSMRGDLDSRPVGEVLDEARRLVEAGVKELLVISQDTSAYGVDVKHRTGFWNGQPVKSSMYSLCEQLSRLGVWVRLHYVYPYPHVDDVIPLMAEGKILPYLDIPLQHASPRILKLMKRPGSVERTLERIHRWREICPELTLRSTFIVGFPGETEEDFQLLLDFLQAARLDRVGCFKYSPVEGATANTLADQVSEAVKEARYDRFMALQQKISAERLQEKVGRTILVIIDEVDDEGAIGRSMADAPEIDGAVYLNGETSVKPGDILRVRVEHADEYDLWASVI
- the gsiD_2 gene encoding Glutathione transport system permease protein GsiD (ID:JIFNMEKO_00932;~source:Prodigal:2.6); protein product: MIKNWRRRAALSAMPLLDARSIRTPWHEFWRGFRQQHLALMAGGFLVLLLLVALLAPWLAPFDAENYFNYDRLNQGPSLLHWFGVDALGRDIFSRVLLGARASLFSGVVSVAAGGLIGAALGLLAGYYEGRWDRVVMRISDVLFAFPGILLAIAIVAILGKGMINVVIAVAIFSIPAFARLVRGNTLVLKRMTFIESAKSMGASDVTIMLRHILPGTLSAIVVYFTMRIGTAIISAASLSFLGLGVQAPTPEWGAMLNDARSDMALAPHIALFPGAAIFLTVLAFNLLGDGLRDALDPRQKV
- the iaaA_2 gene encoding Isoaspartyl peptidase (ID:JIFNMEKO_00927;~source:Prodigal:2.6); its protein translation is MTNKKVGRVGDSPLIGAGCYADNQTVAVSCTGTGEAFIRLSAAYDIHAMMAYGGYGLQQACEVMVNQKLPSLGGSGGLIAIDSHGNVALPFNSEGMYRGYAYVGSEPIVAIYSS
- the gsiC_2 gene encoding Glutathione transport system permease protein GsiC (ID:JIFNMEKO_00931;~source:Prodigal:2.6), yielding MLSYIVKRLLGLIPTLLIVAVVVFLFVHLLPGDPARLIAGPEADATVVELVRQNLGLDKPLPVQFWHYISHAVQGDFGLSMVSRRPVIDEIASRFMPTFWLTLGSMFWAVIFGMAIGLTSAIWRNRWPDRVGMTLAVSGISFPAFALGMLLQQLFSVELGWLPSVGAGSWQHYILPSFTLGAGVAAVMARFTRAAFADVIQEDYIRTARAKGVSEFFVIMKHGLRNAMIPVVTMMGLQFGFLLGGSIVVEVVFNWPGLGRLLVDSVEMRDYPVLQAQVLLFSLEFLLINLIVDVLYALINPAIRYR
- the gsiA_3 gene encoding Glutathione import ATP-binding protein GsiA (ID:JIFNMEKO_00929;~source:Prodigal:2.6), translating into MEPLLIHGMATGKAAEKRVAELLVRVGLLPEHASRYPHEFSGGQRQRIYIARALALQPKLIIADESVSALDVSVQAQIINLLLDSQRETGVALLFISHDMAVVERISHRVAVMYLGQIVETGSRQAVFENPQHPYTRQLMAAVPIADPGRRRQTKVMISQDVPSPVRAVGDSPEIVQLIEVEQGHYVAHHDKG
- the ybjG gene encoding Putative undecaprenyl-diphosphatase YbjG (ID:JIFNMEKO_00934;~source:Prodigal:2.6), with protein sequence MLDSLNQQLFILINATPSSPAGMLALARFFARDMIAIVPILIVVLWLWGPQRQLENQRSLVLKTVIALVYAMFISWCIGTLFPHPRPFAEGIGHQFLAHAADYSYPSDHGTIIFTFSMAFLLWHRFWSGMILLSVGMVIAWSRIYLGVHWPLDMLGALLVGLLSCLLAAFTWLSFGTRLLTFASRSYRTVFALAIRKGWVRN
- the gsiB_2 gene encoding Glutathione-binding protein GsiB (ID:JIFNMEKO_00930;~source:Prodigal:2.6) — encoded protein: MIRTSKVIALAGVIAGSMALPVWAAKDAVIAVGSNFTTLDPYDANDTLSQAVAKSFYQGLFGFDKMMKLEPVLAEGYQVSGDGIIYTIKLRQGITFQDGTLFNADAVKVNLDRASNPENKLKRYNLFKSISATEVVDPYTVKITLRQPFSAFINTLASPAAAMISPAALKKYGKDIGFHPVGTGPYEFVAWNQTDYVKVQKYPGYWKSGYPKLDSITWRPVVDNNTRATMLQTGEANFAFPVPYEQAALLEKNPQIDLVSSPSIMQRYISMNVTQKPFDNPKVREALNYAINRQALIKVAFAGYATPATGIVPEAIAGAQQYPAIKYDPAKARELLKEAGYPEGFSTTLWSSHNHSTAKKVLQFTQQQLAQVGVKVTLTAMDAGQRAAEVESKGQKESDVRMFYTGWSASTGEANWALTPLFATDSWPPAIFNTAFYSNSQVDSDLAQALRTTDNQEKTALYKDAQDRIWHDQPWIPLIVERLVSANTKNLTGFYVMPDTSFNFDDADMQ
- the gsiA_2 gene encoding Glutathione import ATP-binding protein GsiA (ID:JIFNMEKO_00928;~source:Prodigal:2.6), whose translation is MMTRSSILSPESMLSVKALSVSFRQHQQVIQAVNTLSFEVKKGETLAIVGESGSGKSVTSLSLMRLIEQGGGTIDHGEIWLRRRDDTLVNMVEASVTTLRRIRGGDMAMVFQEPMTSLNPVFPVGEQIAESVRLHQRKDHQAARVEALHMLDLVRMPDARGVYTRYPHQLSGGQRQRIMIAMAICCRPGMLIADEPTTALDVTVQAQILQLIRELQQELQMGVLFITHDMGVVAEIADRVLVMQHGNQVESATSEKLFSAPQQPYTQALLAAIPRPGAMKGTLYPQYFPLPGESQQPGIQHDTVLHSGSPLLEVRGLVTRFPLRGGILNRVQRCVHAVEI